The Xiphias gladius isolate SHS-SW01 ecotype Sanya breed wild chromosome 9, ASM1685928v1, whole genome shotgun sequence genome window below encodes:
- the chst3b gene encoding carbohydrate sulfotransferase 3b → MRIKYTISIVFFVALVIIEKENNIISRVSDKLTLKQTPQTPLQPSGFSHILLKRNGSFTSLSKLDPAFTLMKRRLENYSKHQEVMTRGKKHILLLATTRTGSSFVGEFFNQQGDNMFYLFEPLWHVEKMLTLETGGTNATAAAKAYRDVLQQLFLCEFSLLESFIDPLPVDHITTALFRRESSSSLCEESVCSPFIKGVFERYHCRTKRCGPLNLTMASESCLQKEHRAIKSVRVRQLETLRPLAEDPRLDVKFIQLVRDPRAVLASRMVAFAAKYKNWKRWAIGGDVPIDDDEVRKLKGNCDNIRMSAEIGLRQPLWLRGRYMLVRYEDIARFPMRKAAEMYRFTGIPFTPQVKSWILKNTQASKETSGVYSTQKNSSEQVEKWRFSLPFKIAQVVQKVCGPTLKLFGYKFVSSEEILTDKSVSLIEDKVFKFL, encoded by the coding sequence GGTGTCCGATAAGCTCACCTTAAAGCAGACCCCCCAGACACCTCTACAGCCAAGTGGCTTCTCCCACATACTGCTGAAGCGCAATGGTTCCTTTACGTCACTCAGCAAGCTGGACCCTGCCTTCACGCTTATGAAACGACGCCTGGAGAACTACAGCAAGCACCAGGAGGTGATGACAAGGGGGAAGAAACACATCCTCCTGTTAGCCACCACCAGGACGGGCTCCTCGTTTGTGGGCGAGTTTTTCAACCAGCAGGGCGACAACATGTTCTACTTGTTTGAGCCACTGTGGCATGTTGAGAAGATGTTGACACTGGAGACCGGAGGCACCAACGCCACAGCGGCAGCCAAGGCTTACCGTGATGTGCTCCAGCAGCTCTTCCTGTGTGAATTCTCCCTGCTGGAGAGCTTCATCGACCCCCTTCCTGTGGACCATATCACCACCGCCCTCTTCCGCAGGGAGTCCAGCAGCTCTTTGTGTGAGGAGTCGGTCTGTAGCCCCTTCATCAAAGGGGTCTTTGAGCGCTATCACTGCAGGACCAAGCGCTGTGGGCCCCTGAACCTGACCATGGCATCTGAGTCCTGCCTCCAGAAGGAGCACAGGGCCATCAAGTCAGTCAGGGTGCGCCAGCTGGAGACCCTCCGTCCTCTGGCTGAGGACCCACGTCTTGACGTGAAGTTCATTCAGCTGGTTCGGGATCCTCGGGCTGTACTGGCCTCACGTATGGTGGCCTTTGCAGCCAAATACAAGAACTGGAAGCGGTGGGCCATAGGTGGGGATGTACCCATCGATGATGATGAGGTGAGGAAGCTGAAAGGGAACTGCGACAACATCAGGATGTCTGCGGAGATCGGCCTCAGGCAGCCACTGTGGCTGCGTGGGCGTTACATGCTAGTCCGGTATGAGGACATCGCTCGGTTCCCCATGAGGAAGGCAGCGGAGATGTACAGGTTTACTGGAATCCCGTTCACTCCACAAGTGAAATCCTGGATCCTGAAGAACACCCAGGCCTCCAAGGAGACCAGCGGTGTTTACTCTACACAAAAAAACTCCTCAGAACAAGTAGAGAAATGGAGGTTCAGTTTACCTTTCAAAATAGCCCAGGTTGTACAGAAAGTTTGTGGTCCAACGCTGAAGCTTTTTGGGTACAAATTTGTAAGCAGTGAAGAAATTTTAACAGATAAGTCTGTTAGTTTGATTGAGGATAAAGTGTTCAAGTTTTTATAG